gtgcagaatcagaggcagaagaggaaggaggcgagtgggagagggaggtcgagaggcagaggtgagtcaggagaagggggagccactgggggctccctctccttctgccagaagccaccctccctgcttgtctctccgAGCCAGGAGACGTCTGAcaatggaggagcaaaggcaggctgcaCACTGGCACACTGTTCAATCACTTGCCAGAAACcccagagaggaggggacttggaaagctgtcgGGAGCCGGCGGCCTTCATTCTCTGCAACTGATTTCATTGAGGAAGATGCtcagggaatgagctgctgttctcATTAGGTCtgaaactcagccaagtctgcGAATATCGTGTTCTTGctgataaagagttaactccagctgtGAACTGTGGGATTTCCTGCCCATTTAACTCTGCTATACCAGCCTTCTGAACGTCACCACTATGATTCATCAGTAGTTGCTGTTTTCATAGATtcctagagttgaaagggaccccaagggtcatcaagtccaacccccctcATTGCAGGAGTCTCGGCTAGataatccaagacagatggccatccaaactaggcTTCTTGTATTTCTATGTTGCTCATTGAATGCTAAAATTTCTAAGAAGTgtacaaatgagaacaaatagtggccagcattcacctaaccagccccatcagctgcaaaatggggcctgCCCCCCATCCCTCCCCCTCTCCACACCTCCCTGAACCTCTTGAATTTGGCTgtagggcattgggagggaactccccagaacaactcacgaggagaggagaaagtggatccttTCATCAGGCAAACTGGAATGCTTGGAAGGATGGAAGGATGTCTCTTCTAAGGAGGGGGCTTCCAGTGAGCCCAGAAGCAGCCAAACTTCCATGGTCTTTCCTGCTCTCTAAATTGCTTTCCTTTCTAACTGCTGTGTTTTGTTCTTCACTGACCCTCAGGCAGGCTGCAGGCTGACtctctgaactcttgtttgcagTTTGCATTCCAAAGGGAGGGGGAGTTGACTCCCGTGTAACCCTCTCTCCCCCTGGCTGCTTCCtcccctgggagctggctcattcatgtcACACACACAACCGAGTTTTCTGTAGcggatcatatttctgctgtctcagaagaggacttttccctttttctttcaggGTCCAGTGTGCTTGGAAGATGCTGCTGTTCGTTTCACGgatgaggagtgggcgttgctggatcctgaccagagagctctgcatatgGACGTCagggaggagaatcgtgggattgtggcctctcttggtaaggctccctgtggaaTCGTCCtgtctgcctggaaattcaaaaaatgcCTCTGTGATGAGCCTCAtctattttcacagagctcaacagtgTCCCCTATAACCCGTGGGATCCTAACAcccccatcatcatcatcgtcatcgtcgtcatttttattatttataccccgcctatctggctgggtataATTTGCTGGGTTGAACAACAAATTACTATTCTTTCTGTGAACAGTCTTCCTCCAGTCCTGCCTTTTTATACCATGATCGGGCTGGGCTGGACTGCCCAGgccatcttaaatgtcagcttcagagtTGTTGGGAAAGATAAGTAACCTctgtcaggttttctgtttttgctcctgtcaATCTTGGGTTAACCAAAGAGACAGCTGGCATTGgggatggaggggatgccatgactaggccaaacaaaatccatcccagaGAACAGGCAGGCTTTTCGAAACtcagataataatagtaataatagtgataatagtaataatagtaataataatttgttcataccctgcccatctgactgggtttccccagccactctgggcagctccaagcAGAAGATTACAACCACGatgaaacatcaaatattaaaatcttccctaaacagggctggcttcagatgtcttctaaacgtctgatagttgtttatttcattaacatctgatgggagggcattccacagggcgggcaccactaccaagaaagccctctgcctggttccctgtaacctcacttctctctggcagggaactaccagaaggccctcggagctggacctcagtgtctgggctgaacgatgggggtggagacgcttcttcagatatactgggccaagaccgtttagggctttcaaggtcggcaccaacactttgaattgtgctcggaaacgtactgggagccagtgtaggtctttcaggtctGGTGTTATttggtctcagcctgcataccaaatggagctggtagacagctgccctagacactgaattgacctgcacctccatggacagctgtgtgtccaaaaaggaaaaagcgagggagaggggggaaagaaaagaaaagaaaagaaaagaaaagaaaagaaaaaggaataaaagTATGAATAGAGTAAAAAAACATAGTAATATCTCATATTTCAGTcagcaaagaaaagaaacttcCGACTATACCCATTGTACTAATTTTCAAATAACCTGTTATTTACACAGTTACACAACGTTGTTTTTTGTTAACTTAATTTAACTTTATCTGACATGTACTTTGTATTACAAGGCTCCTTCAATATCTGCCAGAAAACTTTTACTATTCCAGTACCCTCTGAGGTATTCCTTAATTATTAACcaatccttatttacttcttgtatTGTATTTCCTCTTATTGACCCCGTTCTCCTTGCTAATTGTAACTACTCTATCAATGTGGCTTGCCATTCAATCTTTGAGGGGATGATGTcgtgtttcctttttcttctatTAAAATCCTTGCTGCAGTTGAGGCATACATGAATAATGGTCTGTATTTCTTGTGGATTTCTGGTGTCATAAGACCTAATAGGaacgcctcaggttttttagggaatgaaatcttaaacattttctttaactcattgcaGATGGTATCCCAAAAATCTTTAATCTTgtcacattcccaccacatatgcatgtaagttccatttcttttttttcatCTCCAACATAAGTCTGACCTGTTCTTATATATTTTGGCTAGTGTTGCTGGTGTCAAGTGCTGtctatataacattttcaaaacattttctcttaagttcATACATACAGTAAATTTGATGTCAACtctccacagtttttcccactGACACATGTATATATTGTGGCCTAAATCTTGTGCCCAGCGAATCATAGATTCTTTCACTTTCTCCTCCTTTACCTCCCAATCCAGGAGGAGGTTGTACATTTTCGAAATATATTTGTTCTTGGATTGAAGGAGTCCTTTTTCAAATTTGGAAGTTTCATCTGCAAATCCTTTTTTTATTATCTAAACTAAATCTTTCGTTTAATTGGAAATATTGTAGTCAATCTGTTAAATAGGTTCTAATTTTACCAAATTCTTTCAACTTTAGTTTGTTGTTATTTTCCTCCAGGATCATTCTGTACGTTGCCCAATCGCTTTGCatattctttttcttaatggcTATGGCTTCCAATGGGGAGGTTCACCAGGGGGTTTTGGGTTCTAAGAGATCTTTATATTTGTTCCATATCTTATATAGTGATTTTCTTACAATATGATTCAAAAAACCCATGTGGACCTTCACCTTATCATATATCATATAAGCATGCCATCAAAAGTGATTGTCTAAGTCAACTAAATCTGTATCTTTAGAAACTATCCACTCGTTGATCCATACTAGCCCAGCTGCAGCACGATACAATTCCAGATGCAGTAGAGcaaatcctcctctctgctgttgGTCTATTAAGATTTGATGTTTAATTCTTGGTTTTTTGCCACTCCAAATAAATCTCGCAATGTCCCTTCTCAAGTTTTTAAAACAATTCATACCTCCCAAAATTGGGATAGTTTGAAACAGGAACATCAGTTTTGGCAAGACACTTTGATAACAGAAATTTTACCCCAAAAGGAGAGGTGAAGCCTGCTCCAGATTTCCAGGTGCCTCTTGATCTCCTTCCATAACTTTACATAATTATCTTGATATAGATGAATACATTTATTTGACAGCCAAATACCcaagtattttacttttttccttACCTCTAGTAAGTTCCCGTAACTCCAGTTTTTCATCTGAGCACATATTTTTAAGTAAGAggttggttttctttttgttAATTTTGATACCTGCCAATTttccaaattaattaattaaatctaTTGCTAATGGGATACCTTCTTTGGGGTCTTCAGTTGTTAATATCACATCATCCACATAGGCTCTCattttatgtcccccccccccagtcttaatTCCCtttattcttccttccttcctcagttCATTTAGCAGGGTTTCCAGCACCAATATGAataggagaggggaaaggggacACCCTTGTCTCATGCCTTTCATAATATCAATACTCTCTGtgagtattttttgttgttgttgtttagtcgtttagtcgtgtccgactcttcgtgaccccctggaccagagcacgccaggtactcctgtcttccactgcctcccgcagtttggtcaaactcatgttgatagcttcaagaacactgtcccaccatctcctcctctgtcatccccttctccttgtgccctccatctttcccagcagcagggtctcccccccctttcctttattcCATCCTGCAGATCTATCCAGTTCTGGATTAAATACCCCATTCACGTCTCCCATCAGTATTAGTTTCTCCCCTATATGCTCTATCAGTATCTCTTCTAAACCTTTATAAAATTTTGCTCTTTTTTCATTTGGGGCATATATCCCAATTATCATAAAAGATTCCCCTTGTGATTTTtatcttaattattattatccttcCATTTGCGTCTTTATATATTAGCTTTGGCTCCAGGTTAGGTTTTACGTATATCACcatacctctttttttttttttttttttttgtctgctgTTATAAATTCTGACCCTAGTTTTGGATTTATCAACActcttgtgtgttttttatttatatgcGTCTCTTGGATACATGCTATATCTAAATTCTGTTTTTCCACTATGCGTTCtaccttgtttcttttctttttatcattcAATCCTTTTATATTCCATGATAGTATTTTTAGATTCATTCTTTATTAATTTgaataaagaagaaagaagacaagagagaaagaaagaggggagaaaCAGAAAAAATCAGATATTACAATTTCTTATACTCTTTTTATTTGTGGTGCCTAGTCACTGTCATGATCTTGATTTGATATTCCTGATTTGTTGCTAGGGTCTTCATCAATTGGTTGCCTACCACAAATTTAATTAGCATTAATCCATAACTGGGACTTCCATTTGTTCCTCAGGCTCTAATTCCTTTTTGTTTCCATTGCAGATTGTGAAAAATTGGAAATCAAGAACAAGGGTGACCATGAgaaaatccccagagaggagaagccaaaTAAAAATTTAGAGTGTGGAGAGAGCTGCaatcagagctcccattccattTCCCATCAAATAAATCTCATTAGAAAGAAACCCTaccagtgcatggaatgtggaaagagcttcagtcagtgctcctctctcacttcccatcaaagaattcatacaggggagaaaccgtatcagtgtgtggaatgtggaaagagcttcagtcagagctccaatctcacttgccatcaaagaattcatacgggggagaaaccctatcagtgtgtggaatgtggcaagagcttcagtcagtgctcctctctcacttcccatcacagaattcatacaggggagaagccctatcagtgctttgaatgtggaaagagctttaggaagagctcccatctcacttcccatcaaagaattcatacaggggagaaaccctatcagtgcatggaatgtggaaagagcttcatggatagctcctctctcacttcccatcacagaattcatacaggggagaaaccctatcagtgcatggaatgtggaaagagcttcagtacaaagGACTCTCTCAtatctcatcaaagaattcatacaggagagaaaccctatcagtgtgtggaatgtggaaagagcttcagtcagagctcacatcttacttcccatcaaagaattcatacaggggagaaaccctatcagtgcatggaatgtggaaagagctttagtacaAAGGACTCTCTCAtatctcatcaaagaattcatacaggggagaaaccctatcagtgtgtggaatgtggaaagagctttagtcagagctgcagtctcacttcccatcaaataattcatatgggggagaaaccctatcagtgtgtggaatgtggaaagagcttcagtaccagCTCCAAACTCActatccatcaaagaattcatacaggggagaaaccctatcagtgctttgaatgtggaaagagcttcagggagagctcctttctcacttcccatcagagaattcatacaggagagaaaccatatcagtgcatggaatgtggaaagagcttctgtcagAGATCcaatctcacttctcatcaaaaaACTCATAGtgaggagaatcatagaatcataggatcgtagaattgtggagttggaagtgaCCTCTGGTGTAATCTAGTCCACCCCATGTGAAGCAGGCatcgcagctaaagcatccatgacaggtgaccatccaattTCATAAAACCTCAAAGGATGGAGATTCcagcaccttccaagggagtccattccactaacAGCTTTTGCTGTcaaaagttcttcctcatgtttagtcagaaaTCTCCGTTCTTTTAGCTTGAAGTCATTAGTTgatgtcctaccctctggagcaggaaggAAAAAAGTTTGCTCTATCTTCCATTGTTTatagttttattgtgtattttgtgtttttatagtgtgattttatgttgtaaactctCTGAGACCTGTGGAAatagggtggtttacaaattcaatcaatcaaccaatcaataaatcaatagattCTTGGTTGCCATCCTCTGTACATGTTTCAACTTGTTGATATCCTTATTatttattgagagccagtgtggtgtagtggttaagagcggtagtcttgtaatctggggaaccgggttcgcatctccgctcctccacatgcagctgctgggtgaccttgggctagtcacacttctttgaagtctctcagccccactcacctcacagagtgtttgttgtgggggaggaagggaaaggagattgtgagccgctttgagactccttcgggtagtgataaagcgggatatcaaatccaaactcttcttcttcttcttataaaagttatgtttttcccttcatccgaagatttcAGTAATGGTTCTTCCTCATCCTGGGATGAAGTGACAAGTGAGATGCCACAtgattctgtcctgggcccgttgttgctcaacttctttataaaaaaaattgggtgGGGGAATTCAGGGGATGCTGATGAAATTTTATGGTGAACCAAACTGGGAGAAGCAGCTAATGCCACAAAAGACAGAATTAGGATTCAAAATTACCTTAATGGATTGGAGAACCGGGCCCAAGctcacaaaatgaatttcagtagggagaaAAGTAAAGctttgcacttaggcaggaagaaccaaatGCACCAATATAAGACGGGGGTTTGGTGGACAGCAGAGTCTGGGGATGCAGTGCCTGAGAATTCCACCAGAGGGCCAGAGCCTCTCTGATTGGCTTCCTTGACAGAGGGAAGGGGATGGAGCCAGGACTTTGGGCAGGACAATAAAAGGGAGATAGTTGGAGAGGGCTGGATTTGAGATGGGAGAGAGGGTTGGATGGAGGGAGAATGGCTCTGATCATCTGTGAGGAGAATATAGAGCCAGGGGAATATCTATAGAGTCAgacttgtcagtttgcatttcttagtacagaaagtattgatctgattggacacgactaaacaacaacaacaaaaaactacaAGCCTATCTCTCTGCTAAAAAATGACTACAAATGGTTTGCAAATATAccgtggtgttgttgttgtcatcgtttagtcatgtccgactctttgtgaacccatggactagagcataccaggcattcctgtcttcaactgcttcccgcagtttggtcaaactcatgtttgtagcttcgagaacgctgtcccaccatctcctcctctgtcatccccttctccttgtgccctccatctttcccagcatcagggtcttttccagggagtcttctcttctcatgaggtggccaaagtcttggagcctcagcttcaggatctgtccttccagtgagtactcagggctgatttccttaagaatggatacgtttgatcatcttgcagtccatgggactctcaagagtctcctccagcaccagaattcaaaagcatcaattcttctgcgatcagccttctttatgttccagttctcacttccatacatcactactgggaaaaccatggctttaactatatggacctttgttggcaaggtgatgtctctgctttttaagatgctgtctaggtttgtcattgcctttctcccaaggagcaggcgtctgttaatttcgtgactgctgtcatcatctgcagtgatcatggagcccaagaacgtaaaatctctcactgcctccatttcctccccttctatttgccaggaggtgatgggaccagtggccatgatcttcgtttttttgatgttgagcctcagaccatattttgtgctctgctctttcaccctcattaaaaggttctttaattccgcctcactttctgccatcaaggttgtgtcatttgcatatctgaggttgttgatatttcttccagcaatcttaattccagtttgggattcatccagcccagcccaggaTTGCagtaaaattaaaatgttttgggaaattatatataatgaaaatgTTCCATTCAACATTTGTGAAAAAGCctgaagctttcttattagggaTTGAGGAAAAAGACCTgccaaagaaattaaaaaatatttgtatgtatgctacaacagcggcaagagtcttcaTAGCACAAgggtggaagaatgaggaaatcctgaCAAAAGAACTGTGGCATGAAAAAccgatggactatgcggaattggcaaaattgacacacaaactacgtgaCAAGGATAATTGTGATTTCAAAGacgaatgggaaccttttatgaaatatttgaagaaacaacaaaatgaactggactctttggcaggttttgaataaatattcacaaactctttattgtaatatatagatagataatttgaggatttttacaattttataacatgcagatagAAATATGGGTTGAGAAACCAGcgaaaggagctgagggaagtctgggggtggggtgggagggggtgttCTGTTTAGAGGGGGaatggggggggaaatgtggaggATGTGTTTTTGTTGAAACTATTGTGTTGAAatttccaatatatttttttttaaaggaaatcttGAAAGTATACTGCATAAGGATTATTCTGAGTGGTTTAGATTAACTGATGATCTGATTATTAATGATGTATGGAAAGTAGAATTATCATCACTTGAACATAGTGGAATACATAATACCACAATATCTAAGATGTGTGATGTTACACTTTTACCTATTATTGTTAATGATATATTTTGGGTTCCTTATTTTCTTTCTCATAAGTTGTTATGTTCTAATGTTTTGAATCATAAGGATAATGTGATTTTCTAGGTgtgaaaaatgggggaaaggataTGTTTGCTCACCACATTTTGGACAAAGTGAACCTTGTGTGTTTGATGTTAGTGATGGAATCTGTCAATTACAAAAGATGAGTAATGATACTTTTATTCAAGATACTGGGATTGGATGCTTACGTGTTACTACTGTGGACCCTGAATTGTGGTCAGATGGAACTCTCACTGGAATTGATAAACATCAGGGATGCAAATGTAACCTGTAGTGATGTTGGGAAATCTACATAACCTATGTGCAAAATTTGAGAACTGGAAATATTGTGTCGGAAACGATTAAGGATTCTGTGTATTTGCCATTAAACCTACACAGTTTTGATATTTCTATAGGACCAGACTATCAGAAGTTAATGGCATTGTTTTTGCATAATGATCAAATACGAAAACACTTGGAACAACATGCTTACAATACAAAAAAGGCATTTCTAAAAATACAATATGAAAATGGAAAATTTCAACAAATTGCTGATGAGGAATCTAGCTTTACTGAATATCATTTGTGAGAGATAtttaaaggctattctccaaagACGTCTGCTTTCTTACATCTATTGAAACACCCTATTGTGATTATTCTGTTGATAGTATTCAGTGTAATTGGATATGCATTTTGCTTAAATGCTTAAAGAATCTGCAGACACGATTGAATTCTGTCTTAGAATATTTGCATATTGATTTTAAAGtgaagtataaataaatttacacATCAAGAGGGGGAATATGTAATGAATGGCATGGTTTGTATGGGCCTAAGATGGCTGAAGAACACCACAAAATGGATGCAGTTGATGAACTATCTGAACGGCGTTGATCAAAGAGCTAATGGAATGTGCATGTTCTGGCCAAAGCAGTATATTGGGAACGGTACATGCAAGGAGGCATGAAGACCGGCTATACAACATCAGTTTTGAACAGTAAGAGTTGTGATATGCCAAAAGCTACACAACATCAGTTTCAAATAATAAGAGTTGTAAAATACCAAGAACATGCCAAGGACGAAAGAATGCGAAGATTCAGATGAACAACAAGGAAAGTATACAAGGCGAGACTCTccaatgtgagtgtgtgtgtgtgtgtgtgtgtgagagagagagagagagagagagagagagagactgagtgcaTGTTCCCCTGTCTTGTTAAATGTATTCCACGGTAATCAATAAAGTAGTACTATAGAGGAAATCCAATATTGGTTGTCTGTTGTGTTGTGCTCTCCTGGAGTAGCCTACGTTTCATCTATGTTAAACACCTAAACAGATCTAAAAGAACCTAATTGCTCTTTATACATCTTATAAGGTCttccatttttttcttaaaacacTATTCTTACcatatgtgctggtcccggggggaaggttactgttaccgtagtaACAGCTCCTGAACGGTGtgggtcaaggcctggttctcctgggccaatgccaccagcgcagctgcctggtcagccatggcctctggctcttcctgaACGCACCCCAACGatgggggagtgcgggtgtggtgggagcaaactgtgctggtcccggggggaaggttactgttaccgtagtcaaagttcagtcctgagtcactagcctggaaatagtccacaaggtgcgaggcgaggtccaaagcagggagccgggcggggacaggaacactcgaagatcaaaagcaggaagccgggcgggaaacaggaacactggaggaacaggactggatgctggccgaaacagctcttcaatgacgatgttgcttccgcaacctgggaccgggctgactggcctttatcttctctgaggccaggggcggtcccagcccccaggagacccgcctctcctggccttaaggcgagcactcctcctgggagaaaccagttcccttcgcctctctgccctaagcctctgcagttcaggagaggctgaagggttactgggcccagggggagactcacctgcaggcactcagtcctcaaccacctctggggccagaatggattcacctggtgcctgctcctgaggatccggcacaggtgcaggctcctcagaatcaaggccctgccccagttcacccggccctggaggcggggactcctgtgccagctgggattcctccggttcactctcagaatcggaatcccaggccatcacaccataaTTCTTGCTACAATATGAGTGTTAtaacaatcctgccaatgtttttagttGTTCTCCAAAGTagctttcccccattccttattaaagttcttGCCTTCTTGATTTCTGATCCTCCTGATCCAATTTTCGCCATTTcaacatagtccatcatcttcattaagcattcttctttagtagggactttttctttcttccatctctgggctataAGTATCTGCGCTGctgtcgttgcatacataaataatcttttctGATCCATTGGTATTTCTGCACCTAAAAGtcctagtaaaaatgcttctggttttcccACAAAGGTTATTCTAAACATTCTGGTGAATTCAAGATGGTTCTCGAAGCTTCTCTGTGTTTGAGAAACAAGAAGCACAAGGTTCCTGATGTGTGGGTTATTCCTTCATGAAAAGCTGAGTGCAACTGGTTTAAAccggttctgttatctctttctgtcgaCTATAATATGCTGACTATCAtagtgaggccagaaggagccaaGGTTTcaccctgggacattctgcatggcaAGCAGGTGGTCTGGTGTGGAGCTAGGGGGCTTCCCCATATtttgctggcctttcttgtgttgtttagtcatttagtggtgtccgactcttcgtgaccccatggaccagagcacgccaggcactcctgtcttcaaaactccatggacaaagacgacAGGCCTTTCTACATTATGCTATTAGCAATCGTGATGATTTACTCAACTGAATTAGCAACTCAGCATTTCTGAGAGGGGAAACGGTATAGTTTTGCATATTGGTTTTTAGATAATgcataaaaagaaaatatttatcaTTTAGTATTAGTTTGTGAGacgtccggagggtggcaacacaagaacaggccttttcagtggtggcttctTGTATGTGGAATGCTCTTCACCTGTCATCTTGATTAAATATATTTAGGCCCCATTTAGGCTCTTCTCTTTAGTTGATTAAcatcctatggccttttaaatgtgtgagtagtgggggaggggtgttttattgtgattattatggtatgtattttggtggttttatattgcaaaccgccatgtgatcctc
The sequence above is a segment of the Podarcis muralis chromosome 4, rPodMur119.hap1.1, whole genome shotgun sequence genome. Coding sequences within it:
- the LOC114595216 gene encoding zinc finger protein 460-like, whose translation is MDLDSCEAERPPLDTRERPLGDRMMPARPPDPPFHGGRREAAAMEPDQGPVCLEDAAVRFTDEEWALLDPDQRALHMDVREENRGIVASLDGIPKIFNLVTFPPHMHIVKNWKSRTRVTMRKSPERRSQIKI